In Sphingomonas phyllosphaerae, one DNA window encodes the following:
- a CDS encoding TonB-dependent receptor, which translates to MKGSHVMGALARSSSVWALAVAAAVPGIAVAQTSGQSTTESPTNAQPADGTPVGQDPAPGADDIVVTGVRASLDRAIAIKRDSPGVVDAISAEDIGKFPDTNLAESLQRITGVSINRVNGEGSQVAVRGFSGGFNLVTINGRQLPATNIDTSGGNLFARGAGRSFDFQNIASEGVSGLEVYKTGRASVPTGGIGATINIDTRKPLDSRETGVTGSIGAKALYDTSVEKSEDTKHRVTPEVSGLLNYRNDEGTFGAAVFGSYQLRYSASAQSNPNYWNVIPTADFFNPGTFINSQTVIDGTRPTAPYVLVPNDSRYQFSENRRERINFQGVLQFKPTDNLEFTVDSLFAQNRLRESRSEQTNWFNRPFSEVRFDDNPNMATAIFLRDYLPTSPKDEGFEQQQAATKARLGSVGLNAKWEFASNLTLTVDGHHSVSTSSPDNPNGTTATTVALGAPVIQGHSLDFSTGFPQQAQVINDCYRATAGATPKGNCNGVLDIGDLGAAPARTIISRQTQRIDQIQARLGWDLGGGSRFDVGGSYTDSKMHSTQTQTQQTLGDWGLQNPGIIQQLAPELVSQYCLTCKFDHFNPASEGSSLIAFRGNAIDLYNVLSPYYTGLGQPPAPSAPADDTVQEKIWSVFGQFTWNGEVANRPANLVIGARYEQTRVVSDAVQTFNNIVWTADNDFRGDASGVFTAIRQRGSYENLLPSVDFSIEPITNVKARVSFSRTLARPDYGNLFATASAGAPGRPTALGGIPTGSTGNANLLPLLSDNFDVSLEWYYKPSSFISVGFFDKRVANFLGTGIVNQNLFGLRDPSSGAAGSRSGTAAAFLRANNYDLSDVNLFTYTALLVQNGGNQAAATTQFNANYVAGRGLQQTFVDQILSQVDISSDANDPLFNFSVSQPINNREGKIHGFELAWTNFFGNTGFGFAGSFTKVSGDVNVDPYADPTVNIFALTGLGNSANATAIYDKNGISARIAYNWRDKYLAATNQGGNRNPLFVAPFGTLDVNISYDVNDQIAVTLEGINLTSESVRTYGRTERNLVFAQELKPRFLLGARYRF; encoded by the coding sequence ATGAAGGGAAGCCATGTCATGGGCGCGCTTGCGCGTTCGTCGTCGGTGTGGGCGCTGGCGGTGGCGGCAGCGGTGCCGGGAATCGCGGTGGCGCAGACCAGCGGGCAGAGCACGACCGAAAGCCCGACCAACGCGCAGCCGGCCGATGGCACGCCGGTTGGTCAGGATCCCGCGCCGGGGGCCGATGACATCGTCGTCACCGGCGTCCGTGCCAGCCTCGATCGCGCGATCGCGATCAAGCGCGATTCGCCGGGCGTCGTCGACGCGATCAGCGCCGAGGATATCGGCAAGTTCCCCGACACCAACCTCGCCGAATCGCTCCAGCGCATCACCGGCGTGTCGATCAACCGCGTCAACGGCGAAGGTTCGCAGGTCGCGGTGCGCGGCTTCTCGGGCGGCTTCAACCTCGTGACGATCAACGGTCGTCAGCTGCCGGCCACCAACATCGATACCAGCGGCGGCAATCTGTTCGCCCGCGGTGCCGGCCGTTCGTTCGACTTCCAGAACATTGCTTCGGAAGGCGTCAGCGGGCTGGAGGTCTACAAGACCGGTCGCGCCTCGGTGCCGACCGGCGGTATCGGCGCGACGATCAACATCGACACTCGCAAGCCGCTCGACTCGCGTGAAACCGGCGTGACCGGGTCGATCGGCGCAAAGGCGCTGTACGATACCTCGGTCGAGAAGTCCGAGGACACCAAGCACCGCGTTACCCCGGAAGTCTCCGGCCTGCTGAACTACCGCAACGACGAGGGCACGTTCGGTGCCGCGGTGTTCGGCAGCTACCAGCTCCGCTATTCCGCATCGGCGCAGTCGAACCCGAACTACTGGAACGTCATTCCGACCGCCGACTTCTTCAATCCGGGCACGTTCATCAACTCGCAGACGGTGATCGACGGCACGCGCCCGACCGCGCCCTATGTGCTGGTTCCGAACGACAGCCGCTATCAGTTCTCGGAAAATCGCCGCGAGCGCATCAACTTCCAGGGCGTGTTGCAGTTCAAGCCGACCGACAATCTGGAGTTCACGGTCGACAGCCTGTTCGCGCAGAACCGCCTGCGTGAATCGCGCAGCGAGCAGACGAACTGGTTCAACCGCCCGTTCAGCGAAGTCCGCTTCGACGACAATCCGAACATGGCGACCGCGATCTTCCTGCGCGACTATCTGCCGACCAGCCCGAAGGACGAAGGCTTCGAGCAGCAGCAGGCCGCGACCAAGGCGCGGCTCGGCTCGGTCGGCCTGAACGCCAAGTGGGAGTTCGCCTCGAACCTGACGCTGACCGTCGACGGCCACCATTCGGTGTCGACCTCGTCGCCCGACAACCCCAACGGCACCACCGCGACCACCGTCGCGCTCGGCGCGCCGGTGATCCAGGGCCATTCGCTCGACTTCAGCACCGGCTTCCCGCAGCAGGCGCAGGTCATCAACGATTGCTACCGTGCGACGGCAGGCGCGACGCCGAAGGGCAATTGCAACGGCGTGCTCGACATCGGCGATCTGGGCGCGGCGCCGGCACGGACAATCATCTCGCGCCAGACGCAGCGGATCGACCAGATCCAGGCGCGACTGGGCTGGGATCTGGGCGGCGGCAGCCGCTTCGACGTCGGCGGGTCGTACACCGACTCGAAGATGCACTCGACGCAGACCCAGACGCAGCAGACGCTGGGCGACTGGGGCCTGCAGAACCCGGGCATCATCCAGCAGCTCGCACCCGAGCTGGTCAGCCAATATTGCCTGACCTGCAAGTTCGACCACTTCAACCCGGCGTCCGAAGGCTCGTCGCTGATCGCGTTCCGCGGCAATGCGATCGACCTCTACAACGTGCTGAGCCCCTATTACACCGGTCTGGGTCAGCCGCCGGCGCCGTCGGCGCCTGCGGACGACACCGTGCAGGAGAAGATCTGGTCGGTGTTCGGCCAGTTCACCTGGAACGGCGAGGTCGCGAACCGGCCCGCCAACCTCGTGATCGGTGCGCGGTACGAGCAGACCCGCGTCGTCTCGGACGCGGTGCAGACGTTCAACAACATCGTCTGGACCGCCGACAACGACTTCCGTGGCGACGCCAGCGGCGTGTTCACCGCGATCCGCCAGCGCGGCAGCTACGAGAACCTGCTGCCGTCGGTCGACTTCAGCATCGAGCCGATCACCAACGTGAAGGCACGTGTGTCGTTCAGCCGCACGCTGGCCCGCCCGGATTACGGCAACCTGTTCGCGACCGCCTCGGCGGGGGCGCCGGGTCGTCCGACCGCGCTTGGTGGCATCCCGACCGGCAGCACCGGCAACGCTAACCTGCTGCCTTTGCTGTCGGATAACTTCGACGTATCGCTGGAATGGTATTACAAGCCGTCGAGCTTCATCTCGGTCGGCTTCTTCGACAAGCGCGTCGCCAACTTCCTGGGGACCGGTATCGTCAACCAGAACCTGTTCGGGTTGCGCGATCCCAGCTCGGGCGCGGCGGGGTCGCGTTCCGGCACCGCGGCGGCGTTCCTGCGCGCCAACAACTATGACCTGAGCGACGTCAACCTGTTCACCTATACCGCGCTGCTGGTGCAGAACGGTGGTAACCAGGCGGCGGCGACGACGCAGTTCAACGCCAATTACGTCGCGGGCCGCGGGTTGCAGCAGACGTTCGTCGACCAGATCCTGTCGCAGGTCGACATCTCGTCCGACGCCAACGATCCGCTGTTCAACTTCTCGGTGTCGCAGCCGATCAACAACCGAGAGGGCAAGATCCACGGCTTCGAGCTGGCGTGGACCAACTTCTTCGGCAACACCGGCTTCGGCTTCGCGGGCTCGTTCACCAAGGTGAGCGGCGACGTGAACGTCGATCCGTACGCCGACCCGACCGTGAACATCTTCGCGCTCACCGGTCTGGGCAATAGCGCCAACGCGACGGCGATCTACGACAAGAACGGCATCTCCGCCCGTATCGCGTACAACTGGCGCGACAAGTATCTGGCGGCGACCAACCAGGGCGGTAACCGCAACCCGCTATTCGTGGCGCCGTTCGGGACGCTGGACGTCAACATCAGCTATGACGTCAACGATCAGATCGCGGTCACGCTGGAAGGGATCAACCTGACCAGCGAGAGCGTGCGGACCTATGGCCGGACCGAGCGCAACCTCGTGTTCGCGCAGGAACTGAAGCCGCGCTTCCTGCTGGGGGCGCGCTACAGGTTCTGA
- a CDS encoding glycoside hydrolase 43 family protein, protein MPVMSSLLLQGTTFAVAAALAAMAPDATAQIWRSDRGDGTYANPPLNADYPDPDIIRVGTDFYFASTTFANAPGLTLLHSRDLVNWDIVSHLLPRLDGSPKFDLAEGGSYRHGIYAPSLRYRDGIFYVAVTPVGQNTRIYRAADPAGQWTHVTLDRAAFDPALFFDDDGAVYLATSIGSDGTITLHTLDHDVTRITASRVVHYNKGAEGSKLIKRAGYYYLFNAIPGRLALTVSRARALDGPWETRAQIDDTTGGHQGAIVDLPDGGWYGFVMRDSGAIGRVTNISPVFWRDDWPIWGTPAAPGRVPDVAPKPIAGQPFAEPPSSDDFAARTLGRQWQWNHNPLDHLWSLGERPGWLRLHAAPGSQLWWARNTLVQKGQAPRARGEVLVDTSSLQPGDVCGFGTLGKFSAQLSVLGRTNTLTMRVTEDRKDGPHIEIREPARRFRGTRLWLRTEMGFPAKVATLSYSEDGRRFTPVGGTVPLVFDWQTGTFQGVQFALSCYNPAGKGGWLDVDRFTLSKW, encoded by the coding sequence ATGCCGGTGATGTCATCGCTGTTGCTGCAAGGCACCACATTCGCCGTCGCCGCTGCGCTGGCCGCCATGGCGCCTGATGCGACGGCGCAAATCTGGCGCAGCGATCGCGGCGACGGCACCTACGCCAACCCACCGCTCAACGCCGATTACCCCGACCCGGATATCATTCGCGTCGGTACGGACTTTTACTTCGCGAGCACCACCTTCGCCAATGCGCCGGGCCTTACCCTCCTCCACTCGCGCGACCTGGTGAATTGGGACATCGTCTCGCACCTGCTCCCGCGGCTTGACGGCTCGCCCAAATTCGATCTCGCAGAGGGCGGCTCGTACCGGCACGGCATCTACGCCCCCAGCCTGCGCTACCGCGACGGCATCTTCTATGTCGCGGTGACGCCCGTCGGCCAGAACACGCGCATTTACCGCGCCGCCGATCCCGCAGGCCAGTGGACGCATGTCACGCTCGACCGCGCCGCCTTCGATCCCGCGCTCTTCTTTGACGACGATGGCGCGGTCTATCTCGCGACGTCGATCGGCAGCGACGGCACGATCACGCTCCACACACTCGACCATGACGTGACACGCATCACCGCCTCGCGTGTCGTCCATTACAACAAGGGCGCCGAGGGTTCGAAACTCATCAAGCGCGCCGGCTATTATTACCTTTTCAACGCCATCCCGGGCAGACTCGCGCTCACCGTCTCCCGCGCACGTGCCCTCGACGGGCCGTGGGAGACCCGCGCGCAGATCGACGACACCACCGGCGGCCATCAGGGTGCGATCGTCGATCTTCCCGACGGCGGCTGGTACGGCTTCGTGATGCGCGATTCCGGCGCGATCGGGCGCGTCACCAACATCAGCCCGGTGTTCTGGCGCGACGATTGGCCGATCTGGGGCACGCCCGCCGCACCCGGCCGCGTCCCCGATGTCGCCCCCAAACCGATCGCGGGCCAACCCTTCGCCGAACCGCCGTCCAGTGACGACTTCGCGGCGCGCACGCTCGGCCGCCAATGGCAGTGGAACCACAACCCGCTCGACCATCTCTGGTCGCTTGGCGAGCGCCCCGGCTGGCTCCGCCTCCACGCCGCGCCGGGCAGCCAGCTCTGGTGGGCGCGCAACACTTTGGTGCAAAAGGGTCAGGCCCCGCGCGCGCGGGGTGAGGTGCTCGTCGACACAAGCTCGCTGCAGCCGGGCGACGTCTGCGGTTTCGGCACGCTCGGCAAGTTCAGCGCGCAACTGTCGGTGCTCGGCCGCACGAACACGCTGACGATGCGCGTCACCGAGGATCGCAAGGACGGCCCGCACATCGAAATCCGTGAGCCAGCGCGCCGTTTCCGGGGCACACGCCTCTGGCTGCGCACCGAGATGGGCTTCCCCGCGAAGGTCGCAACCCTATCCTACAGCGAGGACGGCCGCCGCTTCACCCCGGTCGGAGGGACGGTGCCGTTGGTGTTCGACTGGCAGACCGGCACCTTCCAGGGCGTCCAGTTCGCGCTGTCCTGCTACAATCCTGCCGGCAAAGGCGGCTGGCTGGACGTGGACCGGTTCACGTTGTCGAAGTGGTGA
- a CDS encoding histidinol phosphate phosphatase: MPVRPADIALAHRLADAAGAVIRPYFRQPAGLELKEDRSPVTRADREAEEAMRRLLDAECPGDGVVGEEHGVKDGVTGRQWVLDPIDGTRSFTAGRAIFGTLIALVEDGWPVLGIIDQPVQRERWTGVTGRPTLLNDAPVRTRACAALEGAIVATTSPHLFEDADVPHFMALVTAASGGAPRQGPVYGGDCYNYGLLASGFLDIVCESGLKLYDFAALAPIVEGAGGRMCDWNGDPLTADSAGHVLAIGDPARTDEVLEALRNVAGHDHHEH; encoded by the coding sequence ATGCCTGTACGCCCCGCCGATATCGCGCTCGCCCACCGCCTCGCCGACGCCGCGGGCGCGGTGATCCGCCCCTATTTCCGCCAGCCCGCCGGGCTGGAGCTGAAGGAGGATCGCTCACCCGTGACGCGCGCCGACCGCGAGGCGGAAGAAGCGATGCGCCGGCTGCTCGACGCCGAATGCCCCGGCGACGGCGTGGTGGGCGAGGAACATGGCGTCAAGGACGGCGTGACCGGGCGGCAATGGGTGCTGGACCCGATCGACGGCACGCGCAGCTTCACCGCCGGGCGCGCGATCTTCGGGACGCTGATCGCGCTGGTCGAGGATGGCTGGCCGGTGCTGGGGATCATCGACCAGCCGGTGCAACGCGAGCGCTGGACGGGCGTGACCGGGCGACCGACGTTGCTCAACGACGCGCCGGTGCGGACGCGCGCCTGCGCCGCGCTGGAGGGGGCGATCGTCGCGACGACCAGCCCGCATTTGTTCGAGGATGCCGACGTGCCGCACTTCATGGCGCTGGTGACCGCGGCGAGCGGCGGCGCGCCGCGGCAGGGGCCGGTCTATGGCGGCGATTGTTACAATTACGGGCTGCTGGCGAGCGGGTTCCTCGACATCGTCTGCGAATCCGGGCTCAAGCTGTATGATTTCGCGGCGCTCGCCCCGATCGTCGAGGGCGCGGGCGGGCGGATGTGCGACTGGAACGGCGACCCGCTGACCGCCGACAGCGCCGGGCACGTGCTGGCAATCGGCGATCCGGCGCGCACCGACGAGGTGCTGGAGGCGCTGCGCAACGTCGCGGGGCATGACCATCACGAGCATTGA
- a CDS encoding sterol desaturase family protein produces the protein MSATIAILLSALAMSVIVGVRYLAASAGFAFATRLKHPRLYAGLDPQIRREILWSLASAGIYGVPAGIIAWGWQNRGWTRIYADVHAFPLWYLPVSVLLYLIAHDTWFYWTHRWMHRPRVFKLAHAVHHASRPPTAWAAMAFHPIEAISGAVAIPLLVFVIPIHVTALGVVLTIMTIMGVTNHMGWEIFPRFVWGGRMGRWLITASHHQRHHERYGCNYGLYFRFWDRLCGTDDGLGDFARIHAQAARRHGAGGAGGAADRRGAGRIAAGGDRSPALGQGDAAAVPDRRS, from the coding sequence ATGTCCGCCACGATCGCTATCCTGTTGTCGGCGCTGGCGATGAGCGTCATCGTCGGCGTACGCTATCTGGCCGCGAGCGCCGGTTTCGCCTTCGCCACGCGGCTGAAGCATCCGCGGCTCTACGCCGGGCTCGATCCGCAGATTCGCCGCGAGATCCTGTGGAGCCTCGCCTCGGCGGGCATCTATGGGGTGCCGGCCGGGATCATCGCCTGGGGCTGGCAGAACCGCGGCTGGACGCGGATCTACGCCGACGTCCACGCATTCCCCTTGTGGTATCTACCGGTATCGGTGCTGCTCTATCTGATCGCGCACGACACGTGGTTCTACTGGACGCACCGCTGGATGCATCGTCCGCGCGTCTTCAAGCTGGCGCATGCGGTACATCACGCCAGCCGCCCGCCGACCGCATGGGCGGCGATGGCCTTTCATCCGATCGAGGCGATCAGCGGCGCTGTTGCCATTCCGCTACTGGTCTTCGTGATTCCGATCCACGTCACCGCACTGGGGGTGGTGCTGACGATCATGACGATTATGGGTGTCACTAACCATATGGGCTGGGAGATTTTCCCGCGGTTCGTGTGGGGGGGACGGATGGGGCGCTGGCTTATTACCGCCAGCCACCACCAACGGCACCATGAACGGTACGGATGCAATTATGGCCTATATTTCCGCTTCTGGGACCGGCTCTGCGGCACCGACGACGGGCTCGGCGACTTTGCGCGGATCCATGCGCAAGCGGCTCGCCGCCACGGCGCTGGCGGTGCTGGCGGTGCCGCTGATCGGCGCGGCGCCGGTCGGATCGCTGCAGGTGGAGATAGATCACCTGCGCTCGGCCAAGGGGATGCTGCGGCTGTGCCTGACCGCCGATCCTGA
- a CDS encoding DUF2141 domain-containing protein, giving the protein MEIDHLRSAKGMLRLCLTADPDNFPNCVDDRDAVTRSVPAGQTSIRFPALPRGDYAVAVIHDENGNKKLDTFAGIPREGFGFSRNPAIRFGPPRFSAARFSLTTDAEEQQIKMRYML; this is encoded by the coding sequence GTGGAGATAGATCACCTGCGCTCGGCCAAGGGGATGCTGCGGCTGTGCCTGACCGCCGATCCTGACAATTTCCCCAATTGCGTCGACGACCGCGACGCGGTGACGCGCTCGGTGCCCGCCGGGCAGACCAGCATCCGCTTTCCCGCGCTGCCGCGCGGCGACTATGCGGTGGCGGTGATCCACGACGAGAACGGCAACAAGAAGCTCGATACGTTCGCGGGCATCCCCAGGGAAGGCTTCGGCTTCTCGCGCAACCCCGCGATCCGCTTCGGCCCGCCACGCTTCTCGGCGGCACGCTTCTCGCTCACCACTGATGCCGAAGAGCAACAGATCAAGATGCGCTACATGCTCTGA
- a CDS encoding MipA/OmpV family protein, producing the protein MHVNRFAARALLAAGLACLAMPALAQSASIPAEPNPTPDPALVGDTVTVAVAAAYLPDYEGSDNYRVVPGPAAIGSFHNFAFQMLGNRASIDLIPNPSGPSWDVQAGPIGVINFNRTNNKAIDDRRIRALGERDTAFELGGYVGLGKTGVITSPYDKLSASLSYRHDVSGVHDSGIWSPSVNYFTPLSLKAGVGLFASAERVGRGFARTYFDVDAAQSLASGLPQYRTRGGWKHWTIGMAGTYALTGNLLKGWKAIGGVTYKKMLNDFGDTPVVSVAGSRSQWLAALGVGYTF; encoded by the coding sequence GTGCACGTCAATCGTTTCGCCGCCCGTGCGTTGCTTGCCGCCGGGCTCGCCTGTCTCGCGATGCCGGCGCTCGCGCAAAGCGCCTCGATCCCGGCCGAGCCCAATCCGACGCCCGACCCTGCGCTGGTCGGCGATACGGTGACGGTCGCCGTCGCGGCGGCCTATCTGCCGGACTATGAAGGTTCGGACAATTACCGCGTCGTCCCCGGTCCGGCGGCGATCGGCTCGTTCCACAATTTCGCATTCCAGATGCTCGGCAACCGCGCCTCGATTGACCTTATTCCGAACCCGTCCGGGCCGAGCTGGGACGTGCAGGCCGGGCCGATCGGCGTCATCAACTTCAACCGCACCAACAACAAGGCGATCGACGACCGCCGCATCCGTGCGCTGGGCGAGCGCGACACCGCGTTCGAACTGGGCGGCTATGTCGGGCTCGGGAAGACCGGGGTCATCACCAGCCCCTATGACAAGCTGTCCGCCTCACTCAGCTACCGTCACGACGTCAGCGGCGTGCACGACAGCGGCATCTGGTCGCCGTCGGTTAATTACTTCACGCCGCTCAGCCTGAAGGCGGGCGTCGGGCTGTTCGCCTCGGCCGAGCGCGTCGGGCGCGGCTTCGCGCGCACCTATTTCGACGTCGACGCGGCACAGTCGCTGGCGAGCGGACTGCCGCAGTATCGCACGCGCGGCGGGTGGAAGCATTGGACCATCGGCATGGCCGGCACCTATGCGCTGACCGGCAACCTGCTGAAGGGCTGGAAGGCGATCGGCGGGGTGACCTACAAGAAGATGCTCAACGACTTCGGCGATACGCCGGTGGTGTCGGTCGCGGGATCGCGCAGCCAGTGGCTGGCGGCACTGGGTGTGGGGTATACGTTCTAA
- a CDS encoding ferritin-like domain-containing protein produces MTDSEQLIETLDARVRRRDSRRAFFTGALGAAAAAATLSGNAQAQTATPTPSPSPTPTSTFTEVDVLNFALNLEYLEANYYAFAVTGSGLAAADISGAVGTAGAATGGRAVGFKDPIVQQYAQEIYQDELAHVRFLRAQFTTSSLLAQPTIDLGTSATGAFSTAARAAGLVGNGVAFDPYASDENFLLGAYLFEDVGVTAYKGAAPALINSKIYLEAAAGILAVEAYHAAIIRSVLYRKGLETPSLQLIEATTGISKARDTLDGNPTEDLVRGIGPVDDSGLATGTVVDNGVTLDVSNIAPLNTNGIAFSRTPLQVLNIVYLNQAAVASGGFFPAGVNGNIKTSAASA; encoded by the coding sequence ATGACCGATAGCGAGCAGCTGATCGAGACGCTCGACGCACGCGTGCGTCGCCGCGATTCGCGGCGTGCCTTCTTCACCGGCGCGCTGGGCGCCGCCGCCGCGGCCGCGACGCTGTCGGGCAATGCGCAGGCGCAGACCGCGACTCCCACCCCGTCGCCCTCGCCCACGCCGACATCTACCTTCACCGAGGTCGACGTGCTCAACTTCGCGCTGAACCTCGAATATCTCGAGGCGAATTACTACGCGTTCGCCGTTACCGGCAGCGGGCTGGCCGCCGCCGATATCAGCGGCGCGGTCGGCACCGCCGGGGCCGCCACCGGCGGGCGCGCAGTCGGGTTCAAGGACCCGATCGTCCAGCAATATGCGCAGGAAATCTATCAGGACGAGCTGGCGCACGTCCGCTTCCTGCGCGCGCAGTTCACCACATCCTCGCTCCTCGCGCAGCCCACGATCGATCTCGGCACCAGCGCGACCGGCGCGTTCAGCACGGCGGCGCGGGCGGCCGGGCTGGTCGGCAATGGCGTCGCCTTCGATCCGTATGCCTCGGATGAGAATTTCCTGCTCGGCGCCTATCTGTTCGAGGACGTCGGGGTCACCGCCTACAAGGGCGCGGCACCGGCACTCATCAACAGCAAGATCTATCTGGAGGCGGCAGCCGGCATCCTTGCGGTCGAGGCGTATCACGCCGCGATCATCCGCTCGGTGCTCTATCGCAAGGGGCTGGAGACGCCCTCGCTTCAGCTGATCGAGGCGACCACCGGCATCTCAAAGGCACGCGACACGCTGGACGGCAATCCGACCGAGGATCTCGTCCGCGGCATCGGCCCGGTCGACGATAGCGGGCTGGCGACCGGCACGGTCGTCGACAATGGCGTCACGCTCGACGTGTCGAACATCGCACCGCTCAACACTAACGGCATCGCCTTCAGCCGCACGCCGTTGCAGGTGCTCAACATCGTCTATCTCAACCAGGCGGCGGTGGCGAGCGGCGGCTTCTTCCCGGCCGGGGTGAACGGCAACATCAAGACGAGCGCGGCATCGGCCTGA
- a CDS encoding ferritin-like domain-containing protein, translating into MIKDSVFAALELAEARRAERRRFLKLAGAGTAAAGGLALLSACGSDNNNSTSPSPTPTPTPTPTGGVTSDVAILQLALNLEYLEAQFYSFAAFGRSLPEASLTGTVGQRGGVTGGRKVTFSDPIIASYAREIAADELAHVNALRAVITSVNAAQVIHQPAINIDGGTTGAFTLAARNAGIIGASDTFDPYADDKSFLLAAYLFEDVGVTAYKGASPLISSAIYLEAAAGILAAEAYHAGLIRAELYRMGTLVAGASDAITKANAISDYRDSLDGVGTTLLPNLNELDEGITKTVNGAQVANIVPADSNAIAYSRTTFQVHNIAYLTKAAATSGGFFPAGTNNSIDTLRSSGNFA; encoded by the coding sequence ATGATCAAGGATTCCGTTTTCGCCGCGCTCGAACTCGCCGAGGCCCGCCGGGCCGAGCGCCGTCGCTTCCTCAAGCTGGCCGGTGCCGGCACCGCCGCGGCCGGCGGTCTCGCGCTGCTGTCGGCGTGCGGCAGCGACAACAACAACAGCACCAGCCCCAGCCCGACTCCCACGCCGACGCCGACCCCCACCGGCGGCGTCACCAGTGACGTCGCCATCCTGCAACTGGCGCTCAACCTCGAATATCTCGAGGCGCAATTCTATTCCTTCGCCGCCTTCGGCCGGTCGCTCCCCGAAGCGAGCCTGACCGGCACCGTCGGCCAGCGCGGCGGCGTGACCGGCGGGCGCAAGGTGACCTTCTCCGACCCGATCATCGCCAGCTATGCGCGCGAGATCGCCGCCGACGAGCTGGCGCACGTCAATGCGCTGCGTGCGGTGATCACCTCGGTCAACGCCGCGCAGGTGATCCATCAACCCGCGATCAACATCGACGGCGGAACCACCGGCGCCTTCACGCTCGCGGCGCGCAACGCCGGGATCATCGGTGCCAGCGACACCTTCGATCCCTATGCCGACGACAAGAGCTTCCTGCTTGCCGCCTATCTGTTCGAGGATGTCGGCGTCACCGCCTACAAGGGTGCATCGCCGCTCATCAGCAGCGCGATCTATCTGGAAGCGGCGGCCGGCATCCTTGCCGCCGAAGCCTATCACGCCGGGCTGATCCGCGCCGAACTCTACCGGATGGGGACGTTGGTGGCGGGCGCGTCGGACGCGATCACCAAGGCGAATGCGATCTCTGATTATCGCGACAGTTTGGACGGGGTCGGCACCACCCTGCTCCCCAACCTCAACGAGCTGGACGAGGGTATCACCAAGACGGTCAACGGCGCGCAGGTCGCCAACATCGTCCCCGCCGACAGCAATGCGATCGCCTACAGCCGCACCACCTTCCAGGTCCACAACATCGCCTATCTGACCAAGGCGGCCGCGACCTCGGGCGGCTTCTTCCCGGCGGGCACGAACAACTCGATCGACACCCTGCGCAGCAGCGGCAATTTCGCCTGA